The following are from one region of the Microbacterium paraoxydans genome:
- a CDS encoding quinone oxidoreductase family protein yields the protein MARHWVARVAGSPDSWEFEEYEPAAPREGEVTIRVRAAGVNPADAKHVAAARPGIKFPVPIGYEVSGELAAIGPATRIGSGEAEVGDEVVAFRVRGGYATEVTVPAAKVFAKPSTLTHPEAANLLLVGTTAAEMLAVTGATPGETVLLHGASGAVGVSVLQQARLRDVRVIGTASPERFGEVRRFGGIPVAYGSGLADRVRALADGPIAAALDAVGTDEAVDVSLALVSDRRRIVTIANFARASADGFLAIAGSMPDSARFRDEVRSELIALAQNGDLVVPLARTFPLAEAPEAHRLLATGHPGGKLALVTDA from the coding sequence ATGGCGAGACACTGGGTGGCGCGGGTGGCGGGATCTCCCGATTCGTGGGAGTTCGAGGAGTATGAGCCCGCGGCGCCGCGCGAGGGCGAGGTCACGATCCGGGTCCGGGCCGCGGGGGTGAATCCGGCCGACGCGAAGCATGTCGCCGCCGCCCGGCCGGGGATCAAGTTCCCGGTGCCCATCGGATACGAGGTCTCCGGTGAGCTCGCGGCGATCGGCCCCGCGACCCGCATCGGTTCCGGTGAGGCCGAGGTCGGCGATGAGGTCGTGGCGTTCCGCGTGCGGGGCGGTTACGCGACCGAGGTCACGGTGCCCGCGGCGAAGGTGTTCGCGAAGCCGTCCACGCTCACCCACCCGGAAGCGGCCAACCTCCTGCTCGTCGGCACGACGGCCGCGGAGATGCTCGCCGTCACCGGGGCGACGCCGGGGGAGACGGTCCTGCTGCATGGGGCGTCCGGCGCGGTGGGTGTCAGCGTGCTGCAGCAGGCGCGGCTCCGGGATGTCCGGGTCATCGGGACCGCCAGCCCCGAACGCTTCGGTGAGGTCCGCCGTTTCGGTGGGATCCCGGTGGCCTACGGCTCCGGACTCGCTGATCGGGTACGAGCGCTGGCCGACGGGCCGATCGCTGCGGCTCTGGACGCGGTGGGCACGGACGAGGCCGTCGACGTGTCCCTCGCCCTGGTGTCCGATCGCCGCCGGATCGTCACGATCGCGAACTTCGCGCGAGCGTCGGCCGACGGGTTCCTCGCGATCGCGGGGTCGATGCCCGACAGCGCCCGGTTCCGCGACGAGGTGCGCAGCGAGCTCATCGCCCTGGCGCAGAACGGTGACCTGGTGGTGCCGCTCGCACGCACGTTCCCGCTCGCCGAGGCGCCCGAGGCCCATCGGCTCCTCGCCACCGGTCACCCGGGCGGCAAGCTCGCCCTGGTCACCGACGCCTAG
- a CDS encoding RNA polymerase sigma factor, producing MIGRGEDPSSLRNEVFTRVFDEHWATVRHHIEGVVPDDDEVSEIVSEVFLVAWSRLRPSRPPGKVWLLRQTDRQLRARARRSSTVHGAIDAVHAGLSGDPEALGRFGRSEVLRALGVLTPGQRRIIMLTYWDGLAVGEIAELLRTSESRVRKTLARAEDRLRETLGLEGTGSA from the coding sequence ATGATCGGCCGCGGCGAAGACCCGAGCTCGCTGCGGAACGAGGTCTTCACACGAGTGTTCGATGAGCACTGGGCGACGGTGCGCCACCACATCGAGGGCGTCGTCCCGGATGACGACGAGGTCAGCGAGATCGTGTCGGAGGTGTTCCTCGTGGCGTGGTCGCGACTGCGGCCCTCGCGGCCGCCGGGGAAGGTCTGGCTGCTCCGTCAGACCGACCGCCAGCTCCGCGCGCGGGCTCGGCGTTCGTCCACTGTGCACGGCGCGATCGACGCCGTGCACGCGGGACTCTCCGGCGACCCCGAGGCCCTCGGCAGGTTCGGGCGCAGCGAAGTGCTCAGAGCTTTGGGTGTCCTCACTCCGGGGCAACGGCGTATCATCATGCTCACGTACTGGGATGGACTCGCGGTGGGGGAGATCGCGGAGCTGCTGCGCACTTCTGAGTCCCGGGTACGGAAGACGTTGGCTCGTGCCGAAGATCGGCTGCGAGAGACGCTGGGACTGGAGGGGACGGGGAGCGCGTGA